GATGAGAAAGGCAGACAGGAAGAGGCCTACGCCGTCCTCCAGAGAGGGCCCAGAGAGACCTGGCAAGGAGAAGCTGTAAGAGTGAGTCTTACATTCCCAGGCACCAGACCCCAGCTTCTCCATCTTCCCAGCTCTTACCTGCCACCTGCAGGGTGACCTCGGCGCTGCGCCCCAAGGCTGGCAGGCTAGGGTGGTGGACACGACAGGCATAGCGTGCCCCATGCTGCCTAGTGGTGACTGGGGGTGGTTGCAGGTGTGCAGAGAGACTGACAGAGCCATCTGAGTGGTGGCGCAGGGCAGACAGCCACCTCTGCCCCTCGGCCTTCTGAAAGCTGCCCTCTGGACCTCCCCGGAGCTCCCACTCCACCTTCAGGCTGTCAGAGGGGTAGAAGTGGGACACCAGGCAAAGCAACTCCGGGGGTGCCTCCCCGGGGGCGGCCCATACAAGAGGTGCTGGTGTCAGGGACACCGTGGGGGGCTCTGAGGAGAGAGTGAGAAAGGAGCATGGGGGAATCATCTACATTGCCCTGCCTCGGAGACCCTCAGTGGGCCCTCTGGCTCCCCCCAAACTGAGAggggtttgggttttttcttcCAGGATGGGGAGCCCACCAACTGCCCATTGGTGTTTCACAGGAATCCCTGTGCCAAGGCCCCTATTCTCAGGGACCCCTATTCCCTCAGATTTGGGAATGTTCATCCCAAAGCCTCTCTGACACCCAGGGACCCAAGTCTGTCTCCCTCTACTCACCCAGCACCCTTTTCTCCACCATCCCTCCCCTTGTCATGGTGTCCCCATAACCCCAATGACCACCCTCTACCCATGGGGACCCCTATCCCCTCACTCACTCTGCACAGCAAGCTCCAGGGTGATCTGCCCTTGCAGGTATGGCAGGTGTACAATGGCCAGATAGGTGCCCTCCTGGAAGGGCCGCACTGCAGGCAGCCAGAAGGTTCCATTTCCGGTCCATGGACCCAAGGGCTCCTCATCATCCCAAGCAGCAAATGCCACCGCTCCCTCTTGGGCAGCTGGCATTTGCGCATTCAGCCCAGGAGTTGCAGCCAGCAGCAGGTGCCCCTTACCCTGGTGTTGCCGTCGCCACTCCAGCCCAAAGGGAGGGGGACCTGGGGCCAGACATGTAGCAGCCTTGGGGGTGGGCGGCATGTAAGCAAAGCTCAAGTCCAGCAGGGCATCTTCTCCCAGTCGGATGcgaggggtgggggtgtgagTGAGGACAGTCAGCACAGCTAGGGAgcatggggagaggagggagtggaggggcatgcgggagagaaagaaggaaaaaatagagacATGGAGTTATGGGGGGATTCAACTCCAATTTACCACCCCACCTTCTTCCACCatctcccagccctccctgcaAATCCCCTTTGCCTGAGACTGAGTGGCACCCGGTGTGACTGAGAGTGAGCAGAGAGGTCTAGAGGCGAACAAGAGCAGTGAATGGGGATGGCCATTGAAGGCTGCTCTGAACACACAGCCTGCTCAAGCTCTGGGGACAGCGGGATCTGAGTGTGCTTCTGACTCAACCTGAACCAGTCCAGTCTCCATACCCTACCCTTGGAGAGCCAGGCCTTTAGTTTGCTGGTGAACACAGTGAAGACTCAGGACTGTCAACCCTGTGGTGCTATACAGAGTATTTACCGACTCTGGAAGGTTCTGGTTTTTGCCTAAACCTGAACACAGACTGCTGTGATCTACTGAGGCAGTATACGCAGTAAGTACCTGGAGCCTTGTggctccattaaataaataaacaaacaaacaaacacacacatacacaaacctaattatctccccaccaaaaaaaaaaaaagggggggaaaaagaaaaagacaggcagcctctgccctcaAATTGTGTACAGTCTAATAAGGCAGATAGATGATCAAACTGCAAAATAAAATGTGCCATGTGCTATCCCCATCAGGCCCTACTTCTGTGTCCCAAATAGATCTTACGTCTGTTTCCAACTCAAGTTCTCATCAATATACACCTGGACAATGACAACAGCCTCCTCTCAGGTCTCCCTATCCTCAGTCTCTCTCGCCccttcatttcttcctccacaCTGTAACCAAATAATGTGGCTTCAAGTCTGATCCAGTCACTTgcctatttaaaaatatcagCTACCTAAGAGGCCAGCAACTAAAGGCACAGGCTAAAGCTAGATGGCTTGGGTTCAATTCTGAGCCCTGCTTCTTACAAGTTGCACggccctgggcaagtcacctaacTGCTCTGTGTCTcatatttcttcatctgtgacatGGGGATAATATCAGTACCTAGTTCTTACAGTTGTtgagaggaataaataagattatgcctataaagt
This genomic window from Camelus bactrianus isolate YW-2024 breed Bactrian camel chromosome 20, ASM4877302v1, whole genome shotgun sequence contains:
- the TAPBP gene encoding tapasin → MKPLSLLLAVALGFGTAVSAGPAVIECWLVEDAGRGQLTKKPAALLLRQGAESLLPRPDLDPELYLKVHDPAGALLAAFRRYPRDAPAPRCELSRYVPFPASANWVSVLTPEQSCPRALDGTWLMVSISSPVLSLSSLLRRESEPQLEPALITMATAVLTVLTHTPTPRIRLGEDALLDLSFAYMPPTPKAATCLAPGPPPFGLEWRRQHQGKGHLLLAATPGLNAQMPAAQEGAVAFAAWDDEEPLGPWTGNGTFWLPAVRPFQEGTYLAIVHLPYLQGQITLELAVQKPPTVSLTPAPLVWAAPGEAPPELLCLVSHFYPSDSLKVEWELRGGPEGSFQKAEGQRWLSALRHHSDGSVSLSAHLQPPPVTTRQHGARYACRVHHPSLPALGRSAEVTLQVAGLSGPSLEDGVGLFLSAFLILGLVKALGWAAAYQATSKDSTEKKTQ